The Bubalus bubalis isolate 160015118507 breed Murrah chromosome 16, NDDB_SH_1, whole genome shotgun sequence genome window below encodes:
- the RAG1 gene encoding V(D)J recombination-activating protein 1 gives MLTFFPHLTCFYCSQVPASMAVSLPPTLGLSSAPDEIQHPHIKFSEWKFKLFRVRSFEKAPENAEAEKQDSSEGKPSLEQSPAALDKAGGLKSALTQPALKPHPKFQKKSHDDGKARDKAIHQANLRHLCRICGNSLKADQHHRRYPVHGPVDGKTQVLLRKKEKRATSWPDLIAKVFRIDVKADVDSIHPTEFCHNCWSFMHRKFSSAPCEVYSSRNATMEWHPHTPSCDICDAAHRGLKRKSQPPNSQLSKRLRTVIDRARQARRCKRTQDRISSKELMKKIANCNKIHLSTRLLAVDFPAHFVKSISCQICEHILADPVETNCKHVFCRICILRCLKVLGSYCPSCRYPCFPTDLESPVKSFLSILNSLMVKCPAEECDEEVSLEKYNHHVSSHKESKETFVHINKGGRPRQHLLSLTRRAQKHRLRELKMQVKAFADKEEGGDVKSVCLTLFLLALRARNEHRQADELEAIMKGRGSGLQPAVCLAIRVNTFLSCSQYHKMYRTVKAITGRQIFQPLHSLRSAEKVLLPGYHPFEWQPPLKNVSSSTDVGIIDGLSGLASSVDDYPVDTIAKRFRYDAALVSALMDMEEDILEGMRAQELDDYLNGPFTVVVKESCDGMGDVSEKHGSGPAVPEKAVRFSFTVMKISIAHGSQNVKVFEEAKPNSELCCKPLCLMLADESDHETLTAILSPLIAEREAMKSSELMLEMGGILRTFKFIFRGTGYDEKLVREVEGLEASGSVYICTLCDATRLEASQNLVFHSITRSHAENLERYEVWRSNPYHETVEELRDRVKGVSAKPFIETVPSIDALHCDIGNAAEFYKIFQLEIGEVYKNPSASKEERKRWQATLDKHLRKKMNLKPIMRMNGNFARKLMTKETVEAVCELIPSQERHEALKELMDLYLKMKPVWRSSCPAKECPESLCQYSFNSQRFAELLSTKFKYRYEGKITNYFHKTLAHVPEIIERDGSIGAWASEGNESGNKLFRRFRKMNARQSKYYEMEDVLKHHWLYTSKYLQKFMNAHNALKDSGFTLNSQGGLGDSLDLEESPESQDSMEF, from the coding sequence ATGTtgacattttttcctcatctgacTTGTTTTTATTGTTCCCAGGTACCAGCCAGCATGGCTGTCTCTCTGCCACCTACCCTGGGACTCAGTTCTGCCCCAGATGAAATCCAGCATCCACATATTAAATTTTCAGAATGGAAATTTAAGCTGTTCAGGGTGAGATCCTTTGAAAAGGCCCCTGAAAATGCTGAAGCAGAAAAGCAAGATTCCTCCGAGGGGAAGCCCTCTCTAGAGCAATCTCCAGCAGCCCTGGACAAGGCTGGTGGTCTGAAGTCAGCCCTGACTCAACCGGCATTAAAGCCCCAcccaaaatttcagaaaaaatccCATGatgatggaaaagcaagagacaaAGCAATCCACCAAGCCAACCTGAGACATCTCTGCCGCATCTGTGGGAATTCTCTCAAAGCTGATCAGCACCACAGGAGATATCCAGTCCATGGGCCTGTGGATGGCAAAACCCAAGTCCTCTTacgaaagaaggaaaagagggccaCGTCCTGGCCAGACCTCATTGCCAAGGTCTTCCGGATCGACGTGAAGGCAGATGTGGACTCGATCCACCCCACTGAGTTCTGCCATAACTGCTGGAGCTTCATGCACAGGAAGTTCAGCAGTGCCCCGTGTGAGGTTTACTCCTCGAGGAATGCAACGATGGAGTGGCACCCCCACACACCATCCTGTGACATCTGTGATGCTGCCCATCGAGGACTCAAGAGGAAGAGTCAGCCGCCAAACTCGCAGCTCAGCAAAAGACTCAGAACTGTGATCGACCGAGCGAGACAAGCCCGACGGTGCAAGAGAACTCAGGACAGGATCAGCAGCAAGGAACTGATGAAGAAGATTGCCAACTGCAATAAGATACACCTCAGTACCAGGCTCCTGGCAGTGGACTTCCCAGCGCACTTTGTGAAATCTATATCCTGCCAGATTTGCGAACACATTCTGGCCGATCCCGTGGAGACCAACTGTAAGCACGTCTTTTGCAGGATCTGCATTCTCAGATGCCTCAAAGTCCTGGGCAGCTATTGTCCTTCTTGCCGGTATCCCTGCTTCCCCACTGATCTGGAGAGTCCGGTGAAGTCTTTTCTGAGCATCTTGAACTCCCTAATGGTGAAATGTCCAGCAGAGGAGTGCGATGAGGAGGTCAGCTTGGAAAAATACAATCACCATGTCTCAAGCCACAAGGAATCGAAAGAGACTTTTGTGCATATCAATAAAGGGGGCCGGCCCCGCCAGCATCTCCTGTCCCTGACCCGCCGGGCTCAGAAGCACCGGCTGAGGGAGCTCAAGATGCAGGTCAAGGCTTTTGCCGACAAAGAAGAAGGTGGAGATGTGAAGTCTGTGTGCCTGACCTTGTTCCTGCTGGCGCTGAGAGCGAGAAATGAGCACAGACAAGCGGATGAGCTGGAGGCCATCATGAAGGGACGTGGCTCCGGCCTGCAGCCGGCTGTCTGCTTAGCCATCCGCGTCAACACCTTCCTCAGCTGCAGCCAGTACCACAAGATGTACAGGACTGTGAAGGCCATCACCGGGAGGCAGATTTTCCAGCCTCTGCACTCCCTTCGGAGTGCTGAGAAAGTCCTTCTGCCAGGCTACCACCCCTTCGAGTGGCAGCCACCTCTGAAGAACGTGTCTTCCAGCACTGACGTGGGCATTATTGATGGACTGTCTGGACTGGCCTCCTCTGTGGACGATTACCCGGTGGACACCATCGCCAAGCGCTTCCGCTATGATGCAGCTTTGGTGTCCGCTCTGATGGACATGGAAGAAGACATTCTGGAGGGCATGAGAGCCCAAGAGCTTGACGACTACCTGAATGGCCCCTTCACCGTGGTGGTGAAGGAGTCTTGTGATGGGATGGGAGACGTGAGCGAGAAGCACGGCAGCGGACCGGCAGTTCCAGAAAAGGCGGTTCGGTTTTCTTTCACGGTCATGAAAATCAGCATTGCTCACGGGTCACAGAACGTGAAGGTGTTCGAGGAAGCCAAGCCTAACTCCGAGCTGTGCTGCAAGCCGCTGTGCCTCATGCTAGCCGATGAGTCTGACCACGAGACCCTGACGGCCATCCTGAGCCCTCTGATTGCCGAGAGGGAGGCCATGAAGAGCAGCGAATTAATGCTGGAGATGGGAGGCATCCTCCGGACTTTCAAATTCATCTTTAGGGGCACCGGCTACGATGAGAAACTGGTCCGCGAAGTGGAAGGTCTCGAGGCTTCCGGCTCAGTCTACATTTGCACCCTTTGTGATGCCACTCGCCTGGAGGCCTCTCAAAATCTGGTCTTCCATTCCATAACTAGAAGCCACGCTGAGAATCTGGAGCGCTATGAGGTCTGGCGTTCTAACCCCTACCATGAGACGGTGGAGGAACTGCGGGACCGGGTGAAGGGGGTCTCGGCCAAACCCTTCATTGAGACTGTCCCTTCCATAGATGCACTCCACTGCGACATCGGCAATGCGGCTGAGTTCTACAAGATCTTCCAGCTGGAGATAGGAGAGGTGTATAAGAACCCCAGCGCctccaaagaggaaaggaaaagatggcAGGCTACCCTGGACAAGCACCTCCGAAAGAAGATGAACCTGAAGCCCATCATGAGGATGAACGGCAACTTTGCCCGGAAGCTCATGACCAAAGAGACGGTTGAGGCAGTTTGTGAATTAATTCCCTCCCAGGAGAGGCACGAAGCCTTAAAGGAACTGATGGACCTTTATTTGAAGATGAAACCCGTCTGGCGATCCTCATGCCCTGCTAAAGAGTGCCCGGAATCCCTCTGCCAGTATAGCTTCAATTCACAGCGCTTTGCTGAGCTCCTCTCCACCAAGTTCAAGTATAGATATGAAGGCAAAATCACCAATTATTTTCACAAAACCTTGGCTCACGTCCCTGAAATTATTGAGAGGGATGGCTCCATTGGGGCATGGGCAAGCGAGGGAAATGAATCTGGCAACAAACTGTTCAGGCGTTTCCGGAAAATGAATGCCAGGCAGTCCAAGTACTACGAAATGGAAGACGTTTTGAAACATCACTGGTTGTATACCTCCAAATACTTGCAGAAGTTTATGAATGCTCATAATGCCCTGAAAGACTCGGGGTTTACCCTAAACTCGCAGGGAGGCTTAGGGGACTCGTTAGACCTAGAGGAATCCCCAGAATCCCAAGATTCAATGGAATTTTAA